tttatttttttctttttttcactaAATACCAATAGGCCTTTTACTTTTTCCAATCCCTTGTCCCTTCCACAAACACACATAGAGGCTTGCGGCCATACCTGCCTCACGTGATTTACTTTCTGAAGCAATTACTGCCTTTGCACAATTGTGCCCTCCATTCCAATTTACGAGAATATGAGAAGAAatcatttatataaattaataatgcaTAATAGTTCTCTTAATGTAACCATTATCATGGATTATATCTGTGGTGCAAGTTGAGCATCCAAATAAAATGAGTgtctcaaataaaaaagaaaaagaggttgCTGAGTTTCACGGACTAGTTAAAAAGAAAACTAGTATATAGATTCCTTGATTTGTTCTGTGTTACTCTCTGACAATAGCACCTACACCTTAATAATAGGGTATCTCTTCTTCCCACTTACCAAACACCCATCACATTCACGGGCTACAACAAAACAACGTTTTATTACTTATTACCACTCCACTCAAATGCTtcctcaattttttaattaattaatattcttcTGCTCTGTGATCCACTCCACCATGTTAtatcaatattatatatatatacatagctCATGATATTCATAACTAGTGTACCCTTGTTTGGCTATTCCATAATGGGAATGGCTCTTTCGGAAAACAGAGCACACAAGGTCTCTGTTTTGCTCTGTTTCGTGGCTCTGTTCTTCAGCTCCAGTGGAGTTGGGGCACAGAATTCTCCGGTGTTCGCCTGCGATGTGGCCAAGAACCCTGCATTGGCGGGGATTCCCAAGTATGAATGGTGGTCTGAGGCTCTTCATGGAGTCTCTAACGTCGGTCCGGGGACTCGCTTTTCTAGTGTGGTCCCTGCTGCAACTAGTTTTCCTATGCCTATCACCATTGCTGCTTCTTTCAACTCTACTCTCTTTGAAACCATTGGCAGGGTGAGACACTTTTATAATTGTAATCAAATCACTCATTCTAAAAGTTTAAGCTGACAGAACAAAATAActtgaataattatatctctagtACTCTTCTCAAATAAGAACCTCTTTTGAATTTGCTtgatttttgcataattttttttattgttttatgctatttttttagACATAGAATTCTGATAGTATGTGATGaatcactcatcccaaaagtttaAACTAATAGGAGGAGATAATATGAATGATAGTCTCTCAAATAATAATCATGTTAAAAATACAATGCACATTGATTAAACGGTGTTTTATGTATGACCATAGGTGGTTTCAACAGAAGCCAGAGCAATGCACAATGTAGGGTTGGCTGGTTTGACATATTGGTCACCTAACATTAACATATTTAGGGATCCAAGATGGGGAAGAGGCCAAGAAACACCAGGGGAAGACCCTTTGCTCACCAGCAAATATGCTGCCGGTTATGTTAGAGGCTTGCAACAAACCGACGACGGCGGCGGAGATAGGCTCAAGGTTGCTGCTTGTTGCAAACACTACACAGCTTATGATGTTGATAACTGGAAAGGAATCCAGCGTTACACTTTCAATGCTGTGGTGTCACAGCAAGATTTGGATGATACATACAACCCACCGTTCAAGAGCTGTGTGATTGATGGCAATGTTGCAAGTGTCATGTGTTCTTATAATCAAGTTAATGGCAAGCCAACTTGTGCAGACCCTGACCTTCTTAAAGGAGTTATTCGTGACAAGTGGAAATTAAATGGGTAGGTAAAATCAGGCAACATTTTCAGTTCTTTGTATTTTAATGCTGTCTTTATAGCAAATATGAACATGCTACATAATGTGACCGCAGATATATAGTTTCTGATTGTGACTCAGTAGatgtgtttttcaaaaatcagcACTACACTAAGACTCCTGAAGAAGCTGCAGCCAAATCCATTCTAGCAGGTTAACACTTGTGACAATAGCTATAAAATTACATATTCATAGGCATCTCTTAGATTTAAATTGAGTATGTTGTTTTTGCAGGACTAGATTTGAACTGTGGTAATTTTCTTGGGAGATACACGGAAGGTGCTGTGAAACAAGGTCTTGTGGATGAAGCATCAGTTACCAATGCTGTCTCCAACAATTTTGCCACATTGATGCGCCTTGGGTTCTTTGATGGTGATCCAAGCAAGCAAGCATATGGAAACCTTGGTCCAAAAGATGTCTGCACCGCCGCGAACCAAGAGCTTGCTCGCGAGGCTGCAAGACAAGGGATTGTGTTGCTTAAAAACAACAAAGGGTCGCTCCCTCTTAATGCCAAAGCCATTAAATCATTGGCAGTTATTGGTCCCAATGCTAATGTGACAAGAACCATGATTGGAAACTATGAAGGCATTCCATGCAAATACACATCACCTTTGCAAGGGCTAACGGCCTTAGTCCCTACAAGTTATGCTCCGGGATGTCCAGACGTGCAATGCGCCAATGCGGTGCTAGACGACGCGAAAACAGTTGCAGCCTCTGCAGATGCAACGGTTATTATAGTTGGAGCAAACCTGGCAATAGAGGCTGAGAGTCTTGACAGGATCAACATTCTTCTTCCGGGACAGCAACAACTTTTGGTGAGTGAAGTTGCCACTGTCTCCAAGGGACCTGTGATTCTTGTCATAATGTCTGGAGGAGGCATGGATGTTTCTTTTGCCAAAACCAATGACAAAATCTCCAGCATCTTGTGGGTTGGATATCCCGGCCAAGCCGGTGGCGCTGCTATAGCTGATGTCATCTTTGGATTCCATAATCCAAGTAAGTTTTCAGTATTTTCTGCTGAGAAATGCTAATAGACcgtcagaatttattatttttaatcatcatTTAGTTATCAACCCAATTTTTTTAGTCTAGTAATTCAACGACATATTCTATCCCATACTTTTAAACATTGATGGTTAACTAATGGccaaaaataacaaattcaaataGTCCTCTAGCATTCTTCGTTTCTGTTTTCAGGAATTTGAGATTGAAATGTTGGTGTTAATATTGTTGATGCAGGTGGAAGGCTACCTATGACATGGTATCCACAATCATATGTGGATAAAGTTCCAATGACCAATATGAACATGAGGCCTGATCCTGCAACAGGCTACCCAGGTAGAACATACAGATTTTACAAAGGAGAAACAGTTTTCGCCTTCGGAGACGGATTAAGCTACTCGAATATTCAACACAGGTTAGTTAAGGCACCACAACTAGCATCTATTCCCTTAGCAGACAACCATGTATGTCGTTCTTCGAATTGTAAATCGGTTGAAGTTAGTGATGAGCATTGTAAAGAGTTGGTTTTGGATATTCACCTTGGTGTGAAGAACATGGGAAAAATGAGCAGTGGCCATACAGTGTTCTTGTTCTCTACACCTCCTGCAGTGCACAATGCACCTCAGAAACATTTGTTGGGATTTCAGAAAGTTCAGTTGGCAGGAAGATCAGAAGCATTGGTTACATTTAAGGTAGATGTTTGCAAAGATTTGAGTGTTGTTGATGAAGTTGGCAACAGGAAAGTCCCCTTGGGACAACATCTTCTTCATGTCGGAAACTTGAAGCATCCTTTGCGTGTCAGGATTTGAAACAATACTTCAAACCatctacattttttttttttcattggctTCCTTACAAGAATTTTTTAAGGGGGCAAAAAATAAGCTTAAGGTAATTGTAACAAATTTATCTGGATTTTCTCTTATTTAAATAAGTGAAATCAGGATCAATTGTATAAGCAGTGAccacattattatttttgtgcttaatttatagtatcttttaaaaaattataactgtGGTTGTATGTACATGAAAAAGAACAACATTTAAGTTAAACatgaagaattttcaaatttaCAAGAATAAGTGAAGTTTGTTAGAGaatgtattaattattaaattttaatttaggaaCCAAATGTCAGAGGACTATTAAAAGTTCTTATGTAcgtacaaaaaattatttcattatatgtgtatatttatatacacTAAATGTCAggactattaaaatttattattttttttattaattaattatcagtgttcaaaaatataaattaaaatatgttgttggattattaaattaaaaaaattggattaataactaaaagtgatgaacagaaataataaattttaaagaccttttaatatttatctttatatatattgatttatataattttttaattaaataataaattattagaataatcaaACNNNNNNNNNNNtttataataaattaataattaaatttatttacggtaatataataaatatgtatttcaatacataatagttaattgataactaattttttttgtgtactCTAAATATGATCCTATTTGCATATACAATGAGTTAATCATAAAtgtaaggtttaattattttattaatttttataattttatcaaatttttaattaattttttatacttttttagttagatttttacattgtatttaattttataaataagttattttagtataaaaaatattagaattaactaaatattttttcgTGAACTAAGGGTATTTATCgttaaaaatttaactaaatctTTAACtacatatattttaaaagaaatattatgattttaacatttttatatgaaaataacctaattacaaaattataaataggacagagatttaattaaaaaatatatataaaaatttaattaaaaatctgataaaattatagaaaataattaaatctaaatatTACTTGTCAACCACAACATAACAACACTACTAACCAGGCAAATGATTTGGTACTCCTCTCGGAGAAAAAGGTTATCGataacattttcaaaaataattacaatataattcctactttctcttatttgaaattactaaagtattttaaaatttttgatattttcattttgttaacCCAATTTCTTTCACACTCCACCAAATTGTTGATAATTATATtaggtatatattaaaattaattattaaaattagttattaatataaaatatataaaaaatatatactaaaaataaattaaaattataaatatatttatattggcTCATTAGCTTTTCAAGTTAGATTTCATAAGGCCTCGTCTTTCTATCAAATTTTAGCATGCCTTTTGTAGTGCTTGCATTAGATAAATATCAACCAATCAGAAAATTAAAGTTTATCTAACTCTAGATATTTATCAGGACTTATGACATCTCAATAAAGATGAATAATAACAAATTGAGTACAACACGAGGAGACGTGTAATGTAACAAGGTTCATAATAACCATGCCAATAGGCTATGATTCAGTTTGGGTAACCAACTTAATTAAGtttcttttgataaaataatttaaataataaatgactatgttaaaaataacttataaataagttattttgtgtttgaatttttaattctaaaaatatttattttataaaagtgtAATAAAAAGTAGaagtattatgagagaagtcatttttttttaacttctctataacCTCTTAAATAGCTTCTTAAAAAGTTGtaatttggttttcaaaattgtaccagacattaatactgctactttttataagtcaaaagttaaaaaaaagttacttctaaaatttttcaaatgaaCCCTATGTGACTTAATGATAATGCATTATAGCACATTAAATGGCTGAATGTTTtcagaatattaaaaaataacattaaaactttataaaataaaacCAGCATAGGTAAAGTATTTGacggaaattaaaaaaattaaaaagataaaatattaaatatttatacaaatattttaaattacatctttaagtttgacataattttttaaaattaaaactaaaataagagAACTCAATTCTATTATATGTTCCCTCACCTCAATTCTATTATATGTTGCATTCCGAATATTATTCATCTGACAGAAAATTTAGATGCATtagaatatgaattttgcctataAAATTTAGAAGTTGTAATTGCTCAATCATAAATTGAGTTctttaataaaactaattttatctttttttaattgagttataATATCTAATTAGTTATTCTAATTATCTTTTGATAAAATATAGCTCATTTTGTctttatcttaaatttaaaaaaaaaaactcaacacaaaaatagaagaaaaaagataacaaaataaaatctacctagaacaaataaaagaaaataatcaacacaaaaaatactaatagttatttctatgttattttcGGTATTGCTATCAACAATAAAAGGGATCCACACCTAACCAttctttttagtttaaaaagGACAAGTTGATAATGTTGTCaactcctttttttttattctgaaaAATTCTTCTATTCATTTCCAACCAAATGAGTCAGATAATCGCACAAAAACACACAATCCATCTCTTGCGCTCCTCCTTACTAATTGATATCTCAGTCCAACTTTAAAAATGTTCTTTTAACGTTCCCGGGTAAGACCAACGCCTCTCAACAAATGATATCCATGCACACTAAACCTGCGAAGAAAAATCACAACTAAGAAACGAGTGGCCTGGTGACCATATTTGACACCTTTGTTACATAACATGCATACAACATCTTCCTGGCTAACACCCCCAAACCGACTCAGCCTTTCCTTCGTATTGCCAGACAAACAGCTCCACTCTTGGTGGAATTGGGCCTTTTCAAATTGTCCCAATAAAGCTATAACTTGTTATATCCTCCGGAATCAATTCCGCCTGCAGCACCTACACAAAAGAGTTAGTAGAAAATACACattatttatcaaattttcacacAACTTTATCCTCTCTATCGTATGCAAGTTTGACCAGTCTTAAGGTATCATGTAACTGATTTACTAGATTCAGCTCCCATTGAAAAATCTTTCGCctccattggaagttccatATCTATTCTAATCCATTCCAAAACCTACAATCCCCTATTACATATTCTCTTTGGTTTGAAATTGAGAAGAGTCTCGGAAACTGATCTTTCAAATAACTACCACGCAGCCAAATATCCTCCCAGAATCAAGTCCCTCTTCCATCACCAATCTCCATAGATAACTCAGTAATCATCTTCTGTCTTATATGTTGATCATTGAACTGTATCTGACAAATATCCTTCTAAGGGTTCCCCCTAGTCCCGGAACAGGTAATACCTGAGAGGACAGTAAGACATTTGGGTTCAGGTTATTACATGAGTAAACCACTTTCTTCCACAACGGACACTCCTCCTTCGAGAAacgccaccaccacttaaacaaGAGAGCTGTGTTTCGCACCGTGGTATCCCCGACTCCTAACCCATCAAACATTTTGGGAGCCTACATCACCTAACCAAGGTCAAACCATTCCTTCCATCCTCTTTACTCTATATAAAACTTTTCTGCAAGGAAATCAGTTTCTCTGCAACAGCCTTCGACATCTTATATAAACTCAAATAATATACAGTGAGACTATTCACATTGAATTTAATGAGCACCAACTTACCAACTTTATTGAGAACCTTGGCTTTTCATATACTAAGTTTCTCCTCCACTTTATCTATAATAGGCTTCCAAGTCTTAACCAACCTCAAGTTAACTCCTAACGAGATTTTCTggtacttaactaggagaacgACTTCCTTACAGCCCAACACGCTACACATGCACTGTACCCACTGCTCGTCACAATTAATAGGAATCAAGCTGGATTGATCAAAATTAATACTTAACCCTGACATCGATTCAAAACAACGAAGAATCCTCCTGTAATTCTTAATGGTCTCTTCCTCTGGAGAGCAGAAGAGAATAGTATCATCCACAAATTGAAGATGCGATAACTGACTATGATCTCTCCCAACCAGTAGCGGAGATATGCGGCCGTTTCTAACCGCCTTCACAAACATCCTATGTAGAACATTGACAACAAgtacaaataaaaatagagatagTGGATCACCTTGTCGCAGGCCTCTTTCCATCTTAAACACATGGAACACGTACTAACACACTCCATAATCTACCCCCTCCATCTTCGTCCAAATCCCGTCTTTTGTAACACAAGGTCCGCAAAGCTCTACTTGACTCTATCATTTGCTTTCTGGAAGTCTAACTTTATTATCACCACTTCCTTCCTTCTCAATTTAATCCACTGAACTGTTTCACACGCAATAAGCGCCCATTGTGAATCTTTCGTCCCTTAACAAAAGTACTCTGTGTCTCATCTACTATCCCTGACATTACTGCTCGCATTCTCCTAACCAGCATCTTCGAAATGACTTTATACACATACCCTACCATGCTAATCGGCCTATGGTCTTTGATTTCCCTTGCACCGGTAAACTTAGGTGCCAGTACCACCCAAGTGACATTGGCATCTACCAGTAGCCTGGACGTTTGGAAAAAGTCCAACACTGCTGCCGTGAATTCAGATCCAATTTCAACCCAACacttttttatgaaattcatgTTGTACCCATCACTTCCTGGAGTCTTAGATGATTCACAATCCTATACTGCCTCTTTAACCTCCTTAGGAGTCGGTTCCACCTCCAAAGCCAAATCATTTCCACCATACCATCTCTAAAACCCACCAAGGGAGACTTCTCCTGATGATATAGATCCTTATAAAAGTCCCCAATTGCAACTTTAATCATTGCTTGATTCCTTATCAACCTTCCATTAATAACCAAAGCATCAATCCTATTGTTCCTCCTTCTTGTCGAAACTAAGTTGTGGAGGTATCTTGTGTTTTTATCCATATTCCTCGCATGTCTAGAACGTGACATTTGCTTTCAATGCAGTTCTTTCCTTACATACTATTTTTCACAGCAAACAACAAGCAACCTCCTTCTTGCCTCTACCGTTGCATCATAAATCCCATCACTCATCGTGTCATCAATTTTCTTAATCTCTTCTTCAAATATCATAATTTTCTTGTTCATGCCACCAATATTTCTTTATGTCATCTTTCCAAAAGAACTATAAAAGCCTTCAATTTATCTGTGAATTGCACTTCGTTTAAAACTTTTCATTTCTCCTTAACCATCCTAAAAAAATCTTCATATGTAAACTACGAGTTGATGAATACCACCCGAAATATGGAATTTTATAAATGCAAAGCACTGTTAATAACTATGGTAAAAGAAAATCGTGTTGCAAAgtcaaatgaaaaataatcaaatatgatTAGAAACaatcaatatataattaaaggaATAAATATATgagtaaattaattaaaaaattggagaaatttttaatttttttactttaaaatgatcaattttaatataaaaaacatGATTGTGGTACCAAATAGTTaaagcaaaaaaattaaaaaattaaataaaagactTTAACTCTAAAATATACATTCATGGACTATAAATAAAACTCTCTTTGTATGTAATATCAAATTTAGgtataaaaaagaataacataattattaaaatgatactatataaaattttgtgtaCTCAACTGTCCAAATGTCGATAGTTTTGAGATATGGTAGGATTAAACAGATGTGCGGTCTGCCAAATTTACGTATCTccctaacaaattaaataaaatcagtGCACATACTCTCTAAAATAATCATGATAAATAAGAATATactttataatataaaataggaCTTACTAATATCCGAGATTCTATCGGAGGGCAACACTACACGGAGACTCCAAGAACATCCTTTTGCATATTGTCTGCAATACACATGGTACTTTGATCGGTCCGACTCCACAACTTTGTACTCAACACTTCTTCGAATGCTATAATTCTTCACACCTAGCATGCTAGCCTCCATGCTTTTGAATCTGTGACTAATATGAAACTTTATACCACCATCCATATTGTAATTGTCTCTACCCACATTGAAGAATTTAGTTTCCTCGTGCATCGCATTCAAAATTAATGTATGATAGTGACTGAGTACAGCTGACAACTCTGGAATTGGTTTTCGGGTAAGAAAAAGATACTATCTTGATCCACCGACATTAGTCTCTGGTACAACCTTGTCCTCCTCCTCATCCTTGGTAACATACTCTTCATCTAGTTCCTCATTGTCCACGTCCATATAGTACTAGTACAGTGCAAAGGTAGTAGTGCAAGAGGTGGGTCATCGTGGACAAAATTCGAGTGTCCAAAACCACCACCACTAACATCACCAATCTCTGTCAA
The genomic region above belongs to Arachis duranensis cultivar V14167 chromosome 3, aradu.V14167.gnm2.J7QH, whole genome shotgun sequence and contains:
- the LOC107481527 gene encoding beta-xylosidase/alpha-L-arabinofuranosidase 2, encoding MPITIAASFNSTLFETIGRVVSTEARAMHNVGLAGLTYWSPNINIFRDPRWGRGQETPGEDPLLTSKYAAGYVRGLQQTDDGGGDRLKVAACCKHYTAYDVDNWKGIQRYTFNAVVSQQDLDDTYNPPFKSCVIDGNVASVMCSYNQVNGKPTCADPDLLKGVIRDKWKLNGYIVSDCDSVDVFFKNQHYTKTPEEAAAKSILAGLDLNCGNFLGRYTEGAVKQGLVDEASVTNAVSNNFATLMRLGFFDGDPSKQAYGNLGPKDVCTAANQELAREAARQGIVLLKNNKGSLPLNAKAIKSLAVIGPNANVTRTMIGNYEGIPCKYTSPLQGLTALVPTSYAPGCPDVQCANAVLDDAKTVAASADATVIIVGANLAIEAESLDRINILLPGQQQLLVSEVATVSKGPVILVIMSGGGMDVSFAKTNDKISSILWVGYPGQAGGAAIADVIFGFHNPSGRLPMTWYPQSYVDKVPMTNMNMRPDPATGYPGRTYRFYKGETVFAFGDGLSYSNIQHRLVKAPQLASIPLADNHVCRSSNCKSVEVSDEHCKELVLDIHLGVKNMGKMSSGHTVFLFSTPPAVHNAPQKHLLGFQKVQLAGRSEALVTFKVDVCKDLSVVDEVGNRKVPLGQHLLHVGNLKHPLRVRI